The Leguminivora glycinivorella isolate SPB_JAAS2020 chromosome 1, LegGlyc_1.1, whole genome shotgun sequence genome includes a region encoding these proteins:
- the LOC125225555 gene encoding uncharacterized protein LOC125225555: MFTRRLLNTIKTICRAHRRIQLRLRVVSPVTLPFLTQVSCETNQKDEQQDIWDEEKLGHEFLIRQATTVNVNAATQLLTVTMVAIQDTSERLREALSKEICLVKQAIEWGEDGTPPQHWDQLVAVRGTLCDLKHNLRVLISYMDYAEKLATVAAEISYLSGNIAASDAICERIDHACRSCSAEAADAGTAAGVAGGAAAGHRRRPAATTETG, translated from the exons ATGTTTACACGTAGACTCCTAAATACTATAAAAACAATTTGTAGGGCCCATAGGCGCATTCAACTTAGGCTACGTGTAGTTTCACCGGTAACATTACCCTTTCTTACGCAAGTCTCCTGTGAAACAAACCAAAAAGATGAGCAACAAGACATTTGGGATGAAGAGAAATTGGGTCATGAATTTCTCATTCGCCAGGCAACTACCGTCAATGTGAATGCTGCCACCCAACTGCTCACTGTAACTATGGTCGCTATACAGGACACGAGTGAGAG ATTAAGGGAAGCACTGTCCAAAGAGATCTGCTTAGTAAAGCAAGCAATAGAGTGGGGAGAAGATGGCACTCCTCCTCAACACTGGGATCAGCTGGTTGCAGTGCGAGGGACTCTTTGTGACTTAAAACATAATCTGAGGGTGCTTATAA GTTATATGGACTATGCAGAAAAACTAGCAACAGTTGCTGCAGAAATATCTTACTTATCTGGTAACATTGCAGCATCAGATGCCATTTGTGAGAGAATAGATCATGCATGCAG GAGCTGCAGCGCTGAAGCAGCAGACGCAGGAACTGCAGCAGGAGTCGCTGGAGGTGCAGCAGCAGGCCATCGCCGCCGCCCCGCAGCTACAACAGAAACTGGTTGA
- the LOC125226774 gene encoding F-box/WD repeat-containing protein 4, with amino-acid sequence MSDLNLLDLPFDILSKIFKFLALSDLSNVMLTCKTLKTFIAEDNTIWRSFTNLFVHNSVDNRSQLLSSYKLCSVSRNWCNGIYKQKTLHHNTKYMPWVKFHNSEAVLTALGSKLCCYPTDQQGLKNVGYIWSVEVPKVERNDIRTNDISRFMIKNGILLCGNRDGCAIVYKYKGTRQRPCLVHHIQDCHDGGQSEVSAVELIHTGDKTIAVTASCTSPNLCYWYINEMEHDMNVPEKLKFHKNADIIKVAHNDIEGLRCLSVNTSQTKLAIGPDGNSKPLLVDVTMSKFISSTNVSPDVRQAVRDMQWHDENTIAYVTHAGKLQLIDTRTFEVVYDSRDPFLVTLYCVKTDGDRAILAGAAEHSRCVLYDRRNAKCHVQMYFTSKRPSPVYSLDFDSTRLIAATDLNLVSLNFNIWADKRRQRDYSSFDFKIA; translated from the exons ATGTCAGACTTAAATCTTCTTGATCTGCCTTTTGATATTTTATCTAAAATCTTCAAATTTTTAGCATTATCAGATCTTAGCAATGTTATGCTAACATGTAAAACTTTGAAGACCTTCATTGCAGAGGATAATACAATCTGGAGATCTTTCACTAACTTATTTGTTCACAACAGTGTTGACAACAG gTCCCAGCTACTCTCTTCTTATAAATTATGTAGCGTTTCGCGAAATTGGTGTAATGGAATTTACAAACAG AAAACTCTTCATCATAATACAAAATACATGCCCTGGGTGAAGTTTCATAATTCTGAAGCTGTGCTAACAGCACTTGGATCCAAACTATGTTGTTATCCCACCGACCAGCAAGGTTTAAAGAATGTTGGGTATATATGGAGTGTGGAAGTACCAAAAGTTGAACGAAATGACATCAGAACAAATGATATATCAAGATTtatgataaaaaatggcatacTTCTATGTGGAAATAG AGATGGATGTGCCATTGTTTACAAATATAAGGGCACAAGGCAAAGGCCATGCTTGGTCCACCATATCCAAGACTGCCATGATGGGGGCCAGTCTGAAGTTTCTGCAGTAGAACTCATTCATACAGGAGATAAGACCATTGCAGTGACTGCTTCTTGCACCAGTCCTAACCTTTGTTACTGGTACATTAATGAAATGGAGCATGATATGAATGTACCTGAAAAGTTGAAGTTTCACAAAA atGCAGATATAATTAAAGTAGCTCACAATGATATTGAAGGTTTGAGATGCCTTTCTGTAAATACATCACAAACTAAATTAGCTATTGGCCCAGATGGAAACAGTAAGCCTCTTTTAGTTGATGTCACAAT GTCGAAATTTATCTCCAGCACCAATGTGTCCCCTGATGTAAGGCAAGCCGTGCGTGACATGCAATGGCATGATGAGAATACAATTGCTTATGTCACACATGCTGGGAAACTACAACTCATTGATACTAGAACTTTTGAAGTA GTATATGATTCAAGGGACCCTTTCCTAGTGACTCTGTACTGTGTGAAGACTGATGGCGATCGTGCGATCCTAGCAGGTGCCGCAGAACACTCAAGATGCGTGTTGTATGATCGAAGAAACGCTAAATGTCATGTTCAG ATGTACTTCACTTCTAAGAGACCCTCGCCTGTATACAGTTTGGACTTCGACTCAACTAGGCTTATAGCAGCAACGGACCTCAACCTTGTCAGTTTAAACTTCAATATATGGGCTGATAAAAGGAGACAACGAGATTATTCTTCTTTCGATTTTAAGATTGCTTAA